TCGAGAACGAAATCCCTAATTTCTACGTTTCCTAAGTCTTCAGTGACCAACCCCGATATTCTGGCTTGGTCAATCACCTCGGGGTCAATATCACGGCCGAATAGCGTCAGATCAAAGTCGTGCGATTGAGCGTAGCGCTTTGCCGCACGAAAGAAGACACCCTGGCCCAGAGCAGGATCAAGCAAGCGTGATGGTTTTCCCCGCAAAACATAGGCCACCATGATGTCCGCTGTCCAATCAGGCGTCCAGAACTGCCCTTTCTTGCGCTGATCTTCCCTCTTTACTCCTGAGCGAGTGAGTTTGTATGCTTGTGTCTTTGGCATGTCAACCTACTCTGAACGAGTCCAAGACAGATAATGCTTCGACAGACAGCCTCGACTTTCCTCCAACAAATCGGACGTATGGGAGGATATGTCCATTCTTATCAGTGATTGAGTCTGCCACCAATTCCGGTTCGACGATTGTTGTGGCCAACGGATAGGCATGCCTGTAGTAAATCTTGTAAATCACCTTTTTTGTCGTGGCGCCGCCCGGAGCCTGGAACACCTGCTCGGTTGGTTCAATGTCACCTTGCGAAAACAGTTTCTCTGCGTCCGCAAGTGATATACCAAACGCCTCGTCAAAGAACGCGTGCCAAACGTGAATCTGTATCTTTCTTTTACTCTGCCAGTTATTCAAGGGTGCTCTGTCTTCCTCCTTGATGATAATCGTTGGGAGGACCGCCGCTTTCTTTAGACCTTTACGCCCGCCTAGACGTTTCTGTGGAGTAAGCGGTGTTGCATAATCCGGCATCTGCTTGGCCCTCCAAAGACTGTTCTCGCATTCAACGGCAATGACTGCGTGTTCCAGCAGGTCTTGCATCTTCGCGTCGTCTTCCGTTGTAAAGGGCAATTCACTCAGTCCGTTCAATCCCTTGACCGCAGAGTCAACCTTGGCTCTATCCTGCACCCGATAAATCAATAAGTCAGGCCGCTTGATCTTACCCAGTCCAGCCTTTTCCAACCGCTCGAAATAGAGTTCAAACGCCCGGACATCGTTATCTGGAGCAGTTCCGCTCGGACCATACGGCAGTGCAAAATACTTGCCGGTCGCATTTACTGCCTGTGTCAACCGTTCTTCGCTCCACACACCCTGAGACCATCGCATGAGAAAGTCGCTGCCGCGAAGGCGTCGTGGGTTGAGCAAGAAATCTGCCCAAGGTGCGCTGCCCATTGCCCGGAGTGCCATACGAACTTCTTCCATCGAGACGGACAAAACCTTCTCGAAAGGGTGTTCTGAAAGTCTGTTCATGTTTTTCCTTTCCTTGAGCCAATAATCATTTGATTTATCGGCATAGTACACGATTGGAGCAAATGTAGAATACGCGCCTGTCTGTTCCATGTTTAGACTATCATAATTTGCATTTGAAATCTGTTACAATAATGAGATTTTCCTGACTAACTCTTTAAGAAAGCCCGCATCAACCGGGTCAACCATAAATAATGCGTCTCACGATTTTTCCCCGTAGCCAAATTCCTTCAGTATTTTTGCATCTTTAGTCCAGCCTGGGCGGACTTTGACGAACAACTCCAGATAAACCCGCGTGGCGAAGAATTTTTCCAGCGACAGGCGGGCCGCCGTGCCGATCTGCTTCAGCATGGTCCCCTGCCGGCCGATCAGGATGCCTTTATGGGAATCCTTCTCCACGTTGATGACGGCCTGGATGCGCAGCAGATTGCTTTTCTCCACCTCCTGAAATGCCTCCACCACCACGGCCAGGGTATAAGGCACCTCCTGCCGGACCAGCAGGATAATCTGTTCCCGGATCAGCTCGGCGGCAATAAAGCGCTCCGAACGATCGGTCATCATGTCTTCCGGGAAGTACTCGGGGCCTTCGTTCAGGTGCGGCCAGATTTCCTCAAGCAGGATGGCAACGCCGTCTCCGGTCCGGGCGGAGATGGGGACGATGGCCGCAAACGGGAAAAGGCCTTGGAAGCGCTCGATGAGCGGCAGGAGCTGCGGCTTGGCAACCAGGTCAATCTTGTTGATCGCCAGAATAACCGGTATTTTCAACTCCTGCAACGCCCGGATGATAAATTCATCGCCTTTTTGGCAGCCCGCATCCGCTTCCACCAGGAGGAGCAATAGATCGCTGTTGCCGAAGGTATCCAGCGCGGTGTCCACCATATAGCGATTCAGCAGCGTTTCCGCCTCGTGGATGCCCGGCGTATCCAGGAAGATGAGCTGGCCTTCGGGCAGGTTTTTGATCCCCATGATCCGATTGCGCGTGGTCTGCGGTTTGTGGGTGGCAATCGCGATCCGCTCCCCCACAATGTTGTTCAAGAGCGTTGACTTCCCCACGTTCGGCCGGCCGATGATGCCGATAAATCCTGACTTAAACACTGGTTTCTCCTTTGCTGATAACCTCTCAAATACATGTAAAAGTATGAAATCCCCCTAACCCCATCCCGTCAAGGGAGGGGAACACATTTTAAAGAGTTTTGCAACTACCGCCCCAGGCAGCAATTGTCAATAGACGGACAAGTCGGCCATTTTCAGCCGCTCCGTCTTGCCCGCCGAGGTCACCACTAAACATCCCCGGGGCTGGTTTGAGTCAACGGCTACAGTAAGCGACGACAGGGAGAACTTCTCTTTAATCACCTCGATATTGCGGTTTTTAGGACCACGGAAGGTTGCAACATCTTGCGGAGACAAATAAATGACAGCATCCGCGCCCCCTGCGTTCAGGATGTTCAGGAGCCGGACCGCCAGATCGAAAAAAATTGCTTCATCCACCAGGGAACGGAAGGCGGGATGGTAAGGGCCGGCCACAATGCTGCCCGGCTTTTCCAGAGCCGGCGTCGCCTGGAGGCCCAGGCGAATGACGGGGATGCCGGCCGCCGCAAATTTGCTCAAGGCCCGCTGGCAGGCGGTTATGGCCTCCGCCATGCTGAGGGGCTGATAATCGCCGCGCGCCCACATCGTCGCAAGCTCCGTGCCGGCCAGGACCAGCGTGGGATGGATTCGTACCGTGTCGGGAGCCAGGGCGATTGTTGCCGCCACGGTCCGGGCAAAGCCTTCGCTGCTGTCTCCCGGCAGGCCCACCATCAGATGTATTCCAGTCTCCAAGCCGCGGCTCTGGAGAAGTTCCATGGCCTGACGAACATCGGCGGCGGTATGCCCCCGCCGTGACAAACGCAGGACATCGTCCGCAAGCGACTGGGCGCCGATCTCCACCGTCCGGACATTCAATGCTTTGAGAAAATCCAGGCCCTCGGCATCAATATAATCCGGCCGCGTAGAGATGCGGATACTTTCTACCTGCCCCTGCCTGATGAAGACATTAGCCAGCTCGAGCAGTTCCCGCTGACGCTCCCGGTCTATCCCGGTAAAATTGCCGCCGTAGAAGGCAATCTGCACGGGTCCTTTCTTGCGGCGGCGACTGCTCAGGCAGGCAGCAACCGTCTCCCGCAGGCTGGCCTCAGTGATGCGCGGCTGGTCGGCGCCTACCGCCTTTTCCTCATTGCAGTAGATGCAGCGCTGCGGGCAGCCCTGCTGGAGAACAAAGATGGGAATGATCAAAGGCGGCATTATCCTGTCTCGCCCGGAACATCATTATCATTTAAGACATTGGATTCATTTAATATTTCCAGCGCCTTTTTGGCCGCCTGCTGTTCGGCTTCTTTTTTGTTTTTCCCCGTCCCGCAGGTGTCGAGGACGCCGTTTACTGTCAACCTGATCTCAAAAAGCTTGTTATGGTCCGGCCCATACTCGCCGACGAGGGCATACTGGGGGATTGTCTTGAAGCGGTTCTGGGCTGTCTCCTGCAGGGTGGTTTTATAATCCCGATAGATCAGCTCCCGCGTGTCGGCGATAATCAGCGGGGCAAAGAGCCTGCTTACAAAAATCAGGGTTTTAGCGAAACCGCGATCCAGATACAGGGCGGCAATTACGGCTTCAAAGGTATTGGCCAGCAGGGAGTTCTTCTCCCGGCCGCCGGAGATCTCCTCCCCCTTGCCCAAAAGCAGATAATCGCCGAGGCGGAAGCGGCGGGCCAGTTCGACCAGCGGCTGTTCACTCACCACCGAGGCCCGGAGTTTCGAAAGTTGTCCTTCCGTATAGGCGGGAAAGGCCTGCATGAGCAGGTCGCTGATGCAAAGCTCCAGCACCGCATCGCCCAGAAACTCCAGCCGTTCATTGTCCTGCACGGCCAAAAGCGGATTTTCGTTGACAAAAGAACGGTGGATCAACGCATTGTCCAGGAGCGCCAGGTCTTGCCAACTGTCATCTAATTGCTGCGCCAGGCCTCTTAGGGAGGTCATTCTTTCTTCAGTCATGGTGTATTATCCTGCCGATAAGTTTACCGTCCCGCACTTCCTCGGCCAGCACCGTCACCAGAGAACCGGGCCGAGACGACTGGCCGTTCCGGACGACAACGGGAATATAATTATTTGAGAATCCCTGCGTCCAGCCGGTCTCCCGGTCCCTTTTCGATTCTAACAACACTGTCATTTCCCGTCCGAGGAATTGACGGGCAAAGGCCTCCCTTTTTTTCATTCCGAGCTGCCTCATGATGCTCCCGCGTATCTTTTTATCGGCTGCCCCGACCTGATCGTTCCGGGCAGCGGCCGGCGTTCCGGGGCGCGGCGAATAGGAAAATACATGCAGATAGGCCAACGGCAGTTCCTCAACAAGTTGCCGGGTATGGGCGAACTCCGCTTCCCCTTCGCCCGGGAAGCCGACCATGACGTCAACGCCGATTGCCGCCTCGGGCAGATAAGTCAGTATTTTATGCGCGAGGCCGCGGAAGAAGGCGCCGTCATAGACCCGGCCCATCGCCGCAAGAATCCCGTCGTCGCCGCTCTGCAAAGGGATGTGCAGATGCCGGCAAAAAATGTCCTTGTCCCTCATAAACTCCAGCAAGGCGTCGGTGATCTCGAGCGGCTCCAGGGAACTGAGCCGCAAGCGCGGCAACTGTTTTATTTCCGCCACCTGTCTGAGCAGTCCCGGTAAATCACAGACCGGTTGCAAATCCCGGCCATAGGCGCCCAAATTGATGCCCGTGAGCACCAATTCCCGGTGACCGGCCTGGCCGATCGTCTGAATGCGTTTAAGTACTTCTTTTCCCGCGAGACTCCGGCTTTTGCCCCGCGCATAGGGAACGATGCAGTAACTGCAAAAGCAGTTGCAACCATCCTGAATCTTCAGAAAGGCGCGCGTCCGTCCGGCAAAGGCCCTGGTCGCCGGGGTGGAAAACTCTGTGACCCGGCGGATATCGCTCTGCACGCTTTGCTTGACACCAGCCGCCATTTCCCTGAACAGGCCGAGAATATCCCCCTTTTCCACGTTGCCCGCCACCATGGTCACCCCGGGCAGCAGGGCGATTTCTTCGGGAAGAACCTGGGCGTAGCAGCCCGTCACGAGAATGGCCGCCCGGGGGTTGTGCCGCGCCGCCCGCCGGATCAGTTGCCGGGACTGGAAATCCGCCTTACCCGTAACGGTGCAGGTATTGATGATATATATATCCGCCGCCCCATTGAAGGCGACAGGGGAATACCCGTTCTCCCGGAGCGTCTCAGCCATACCGGCCGATTCATATTGATTGACCTTGCAACCCAGTGTCGCCAACGCCACGCTAATCAACTCATTCCGCCTCTGAGAACTTTGAAAATGTCTTTCTTTTCATAAAAGTCATCGCGATGTTTGGTGTTGATAGACGATCTCCGCCAGCGGTCAGGGCGATTCTACATTACCAAGCATCTCGTACCCCCGCTGCGCACGTTCCTTAACCAGGGCAAACTTAATGGGTAGAATTTATATAGTCATAATTACAGGCGCTTCAGTAAACCTTATCGGCGTCATGTTGTCAAGTACCTGA
The Deltaproteobacteria bacterium genome window above contains:
- a CDS encoding AccI family restriction endonuclease: MEQTGAYSTFAPIVYYADKSNDYWLKERKNMNRLSEHPFEKVLSVSMEEVRMALRAMGSAPWADFLLNPRRLRGSDFLMRWSQGVWSEERLTQAVNATGKYFALPYGPSGTAPDNDVRAFELYFERLEKAGLGKIKRPDLLIYRVQDRAKVDSAVKGLNGLSELPFTTEDDAKMQDLLEHAVIAVECENSLWRAKQMPDYATPLTPQKRLGGRKGLKKAAVLPTIIIKEEDRAPLNNWQSKRKIQIHVWHAFFDEAFGISLADAEKLFSQGDIEPTEQVFQAPGGATTKKVIYKIYYRHAYPLATTIVEPELVADSITDKNGHILPYVRFVGGKSRLSVEALSVLDSFRVG
- the era gene encoding GTPase Era, coding for MFKSGFIGIIGRPNVGKSTLLNNIVGERIAIATHKPQTTRNRIMGIKNLPEGQLIFLDTPGIHEAETLLNRYMVDTALDTFGNSDLLLLLVEADAGCQKGDEFIIRALQELKIPVILAINKIDLVAKPQLLPLIERFQGLFPFAAIVPISARTGDGVAILLEEIWPHLNEGPEYFPEDMMTDRSERFIAAELIREQIILLVRQEVPYTLAVVVEAFQEVEKSNLLRIQAVINVEKDSHKGILIGRQGTMLKQIGTAARLSLEKFFATRVYLELFVKVRPGWTKDAKILKEFGYGEKS
- a CDS encoding radical SAM protein, with protein sequence MPPLIIPIFVLQQGCPQRCIYCNEEKAVGADQPRITEASLRETVAACLSSRRRKKGPVQIAFYGGNFTGIDRERQRELLELANVFIRQGQVESIRISTRPDYIDAEGLDFLKALNVRTVEIGAQSLADDVLRLSRRGHTAADVRQAMELLQSRGLETGIHLMVGLPGDSSEGFARTVAATIALAPDTVRIHPTLVLAGTELATMWARGDYQPLSMAEAITACQRALSKFAAAGIPVIRLGLQATPALEKPGSIVAGPYHPAFRSLVDEAIFFDLAVRLLNILNAGGADAVIYLSPQDVATFRGPKNRNIEVIKEKFSLSSLTVAVDSNQPRGCLVVTSAGKTERLKMADLSVY
- the rnc gene encoding ribonuclease III, whose product is MTEERMTSLRGLAQQLDDSWQDLALLDNALIHRSFVNENPLLAVQDNERLEFLGDAVLELCISDLLMQAFPAYTEGQLSKLRASVVSEQPLVELARRFRLGDYLLLGKGEEISGGREKNSLLANTFEAVIAALYLDRGFAKTLIFVSRLFAPLIIADTRELIYRDYKTTLQETAQNRFKTIPQYALVGEYGPDHNKLFEIRLTVNGVLDTCGTGKNKKEAEQQAAKKALEILNESNVLNDNDVPGETG
- the mtaB gene encoding tRNA (N(6)-L-threonylcarbamoyladenosine(37)-C(2))-methylthiotransferase MtaB, with protein sequence MALATLGCKVNQYESAGMAETLRENGYSPVAFNGAADIYIINTCTVTGKADFQSRQLIRRAARHNPRAAILVTGCYAQVLPEEIALLPGVTMVAGNVEKGDILGLFREMAAGVKQSVQSDIRRVTEFSTPATRAFAGRTRAFLKIQDGCNCFCSYCIVPYARGKSRSLAGKEVLKRIQTIGQAGHRELVLTGINLGAYGRDLQPVCDLPGLLRQVAEIKQLPRLRLSSLEPLEITDALLEFMRDKDIFCRHLHIPLQSGDDGILAAMGRVYDGAFFRGLAHKILTYLPEAAIGVDVMVGFPGEGEAEFAHTRQLVEELPLAYLHVFSYSPRPGTPAAARNDQVGAADKKIRGSIMRQLGMKKREAFARQFLGREMTVLLESKRDRETGWTQGFSNNYIPVVVRNGQSSRPGSLVTVLAEEVRDGKLIGRIIHHD